A single region of the Raphanus sativus cultivar WK10039 chromosome 1, ASM80110v3, whole genome shotgun sequence genome encodes:
- the LOC108809513 gene encoding zinc finger protein CONSTANS-LIKE 6 isoform X2 → MDTQRLPKREEQEEEVADHQPFQIFESINAFSKEQHNRSMDDFDRIFDISIDSLGCSHELNWDFWKEEDDEEDVKEEEKSLSTDQEGSSSGFWDNMSTDYEDRELALKLNLNHQEVIDAWSDRRQQPLWTDTSMLMAPASALYSGEVPVMDEERNTRREASVLRYKEKRQSRLFSKKIRYQVRKLNADKRPRFKGRFVKRDT, encoded by the exons ATGGATACACAAAGGTTACCAAAGAGagaagagcaagaagaagaagtggctGATCATCAACCTTTTCAAATCTTCGAGTCCATTAATGCTTTCTCAAAAGAGCAACACAACCGTTCTATGGATGATTTCGACCGCATTTTCGACATCAGCATTGACAGTTTAGGCTGCTCTCATGAACTCAATTGGGATTTTtggaaagaagaagacgacgaagaagatgtgaaggaagaagagaagagtttGAGTACTGATCAAGAAGGCTCAAGTTCTGGTTTTTGGGATAATATGTCGACCGATTATGAAGACAGAGAGTTGGCTCTGAAGCTGAATCTGAACCATCAAGAAGTTATTGATGCTTGGTCTGATCGCCGCCAGCAACCTCTGTGGACAGATACCTCAATGCTAATGGCTCCGGCCAGTGCCCTTTAT AGTGGAGAAGTGCCGGTGATGGATGAAGAGAGAAACACGAGAAGAGAAGCGAGTGTGTTAAGGTACAAAGAGAAGAGACAGAGTAGGCTCTTCTCTAAGAAGATAAGGTATCAGGTCCGAAAACTCAACGCTGATAAACGACCTCGTTTcaag GGTCGGTTCGTGAAAAGGGACACTTAA
- the LOC108809513 gene encoding zinc finger protein CONSTANS-LIKE 6 isoform X1 produces the protein MDTQRLPKREEQEEEVADHQPFQIFESINAFSKEQHNRSMDDFDRIFDISIDSLGCSHELNWDFWKEEDDEEDVKEEEKSLSTDQEGSSSGFWDNMSTDYEDRELALKLNLNHQEVIDAWSDRRQQPLWTDTSMLMAPASALYSGEVPVMDEERNTRREASVLRYKEKRQSRLFSKKIRYQVRKLNADKRPRFKVSLSFLLLFTS, from the exons ATGGATACACAAAGGTTACCAAAGAGagaagagcaagaagaagaagtggctGATCATCAACCTTTTCAAATCTTCGAGTCCATTAATGCTTTCTCAAAAGAGCAACACAACCGTTCTATGGATGATTTCGACCGCATTTTCGACATCAGCATTGACAGTTTAGGCTGCTCTCATGAACTCAATTGGGATTTTtggaaagaagaagacgacgaagaagatgtgaaggaagaagagaagagtttGAGTACTGATCAAGAAGGCTCAAGTTCTGGTTTTTGGGATAATATGTCGACCGATTATGAAGACAGAGAGTTGGCTCTGAAGCTGAATCTGAACCATCAAGAAGTTATTGATGCTTGGTCTGATCGCCGCCAGCAACCTCTGTGGACAGATACCTCAATGCTAATGGCTCCGGCCAGTGCCCTTTAT AGTGGAGAAGTGCCGGTGATGGATGAAGAGAGAAACACGAGAAGAGAAGCGAGTGTGTTAAGGTACAAAGAGAAGAGACAGAGTAGGCTCTTCTCTAAGAAGATAAGGTATCAGGTCCGAAAACTCAACGCTGATAAACGACCTCGTTTcaaggtctctctctctttccttcttcTCTTTACATCTTAA
- the LOC108809539 gene encoding protein DOUBLE-STRAND BREAK FORMATION isoform X1 encodes MSESTIADQSYLFLNRIQDRRFDEESLRILELSLVATSAKSFSDLRSGLRDLMRSESSVVFGELTGESVVAKLSVLEFFARAFALIGDTESCLAMKYEALTLREIKSRNCLWLRVSHSEWIDFAVQSMEHGFPCIARKASENALLGLKRDSLIEPTSEEYSENLDAAAAAENVRRLRDSAASSTSSHSVQAQGAEYLRSKELRILSRQTRPIKTPECTGSNLFREGINKRNERMLQQLRSTQMIRDLEPHSHCI; translated from the exons ATGTCAGAGTCGACGATCGCTGATCAGAGTTATCTTTTTCTCAATCGGATTCAAGATCGAAG GTTCGATGAAGAGTCTCTTCGGATCCTCGAGCTGTCTCTGGTCGCAACGAGTGCGAAATCGTTTTCCGATCTTAGATCCGGTCTGAGAGATTTAATGAGATCCGAATCGTCTGTCGTATTCGGCGAGCTCACCGGAGAATCCGTCGTTGCGAAGCTCTCCGTACTTGAATTCTTCGCTCGTGCGTTCGCTCTTATCGGTGATACAGAG AGTTGTTTAGCTATGAAGTATGAGGCATTAACTTTAAGGGAGATCAAGTCACGAAACTGTTTGTGGTTAAGAGTTTCACATTCGGAGTGGATCGACTTTGCAGTCCAGTCTATGGAGCATGGATTCCCTTGCATTGCAAGAAAG GCCTCTGAAAATGCGCTGCTGGGCCTTAAGAGGGATAGTCTGATTGAACCAACATCAGAAGAGTATTCTGAGAATTTggatgctgctgctgctgctgagaATGTTAGGAGACTAAGGGATTCAGCGGCGTCGTCAACATCTTCACATTCAG TTCAGGCACAAGGTGCAGAGTACTTGAGGAGCAAGGAACTCAGGATACTAAGCAGACAGACTCGGCCCATTAAAACTCCAGAGTGCACAGGTAGCAATTTGTTCAGAGAAGGGATCAATAAGCGTAATGAACGGATGTTGCAACAGCTCCGTAGCACTCAGATGATTCGAGATTTGGAACCACATTCTCACTGTATTTGA
- the LOC108809539 gene encoding protein DOUBLE-STRAND BREAK FORMATION isoform X2, with translation MSESTIADQSYLFLNRIQDRRFDEESLRILELSLVATSAKSFSDLRSGLRDLMRSESSVVFGELTGESVVAKLSVLEFFARAFALIGDTESCLAMKYEALTLREIKSRNCLWLRVSHSEWIDFAVQSMEHGFPCIARKASENALLGLKRDSLIEPTSEEYSENLDAAAAAENVRRLRDSAASSTSSHSGTRCRVLEEQGTQDTKQTDSAH, from the exons ATGTCAGAGTCGACGATCGCTGATCAGAGTTATCTTTTTCTCAATCGGATTCAAGATCGAAG GTTCGATGAAGAGTCTCTTCGGATCCTCGAGCTGTCTCTGGTCGCAACGAGTGCGAAATCGTTTTCCGATCTTAGATCCGGTCTGAGAGATTTAATGAGATCCGAATCGTCTGTCGTATTCGGCGAGCTCACCGGAGAATCCGTCGTTGCGAAGCTCTCCGTACTTGAATTCTTCGCTCGTGCGTTCGCTCTTATCGGTGATACAGAG AGTTGTTTAGCTATGAAGTATGAGGCATTAACTTTAAGGGAGATCAAGTCACGAAACTGTTTGTGGTTAAGAGTTTCACATTCGGAGTGGATCGACTTTGCAGTCCAGTCTATGGAGCATGGATTCCCTTGCATTGCAAGAAAG GCCTCTGAAAATGCGCTGCTGGGCCTTAAGAGGGATAGTCTGATTGAACCAACATCAGAAGAGTATTCTGAGAATTTggatgctgctgctgctgctgagaATGTTAGGAGACTAAGGGATTCAGCGGCGTCGTCAACATCTTCACATTCAG GCACAAGGTGCAGAGTACTTGAGGAGCAAGGAACTCAGGATACTAAGCAGACAGACTCGGCCCATTAA
- the LOC108809529 gene encoding gamma-interferon-responsive lysosomal thiol protein: MASMPTIKLVLLVCYVSLLCLASSSSPDLSGISKPSSSQKVSLGLYYESLCPYCSSFIVNHLTKLFEDDLISIVDLHLSPWGNTKLRSDNDTVVCQHGAYECFLDTVEACAIDVWPELSDHFPFIYCVESLVIEHKYKKWETCYEKLNLNSKHVSDCLSSGHGKELQLQYAAETSALEPPHKYVPWVVVDGQPLYEDYENFISYICKAYKGNKLPGACAKYSSIRSVKVNRFPLVCRNGVYTMWDLLERIKTSLLSFVTGLL, from the exons ATGGCGTCGATGCCGACGATCAAACTTGTTCTCCTAGTCTGCTACGTTTCTCTTCTCTGCcttgcatcatcatcatcacctgaTCTTTCTGGAATATCTAAACCATCTTCTTCGCAGAAAGTCTCGCTGGGACTGTACTACGAGTCTCTATGTCCATACTGTTCTTCCTTCATAGTAAACCACCTCACAAAGCTCTTCGAAGACGATCTCATATCAATCGTCGACCTCCATCTGTCTCCCTGGGGCAACACCAAGCTCCGCTCCGATAATGACACCGTCGTTTGCCAG CACGGTGCATATGAATGCTTCTTGGACACGGTAGAAGCTTGTGCGATTGATGTTTGGCCTGAATTG AGCGATCATTTCCCGTTCATTTACTGTGTTGAGAGTTTGGTGATTGAACACAAGTACAAAAAGTGGGAGACTTGTTATGAGAAGCTCAATCTGAACTCAAAACATGTATCGGATTGCCTCAGCAGTGGACATGGGAAAGAG CTTCAGTTGCAGTATGCTGCAGAAACTAGTGCACTTGAGCCGCCTCATAAATACGTTCCCTGGGTTGTCGTGGATGGTCAGCCACTTTATGAG GATTATGAAAACTTCATAAGCTACATCTGCAAGGCTTACAAAGGTAACAAACTGCCTGGAGCGTGTGCCAAATATTCTTCCATCCGTAGTGTCAAAGTGAATCGCTTCCCTCTGGTTTGCCGGAATGGAGTCTATACGATGTGGGATTTGTTGGAACGTATCAAAACCTCTTTGTTGTCATTCGTCACAGGCCTGCTataa
- the LOC108809549 gene encoding protein LIGHT-DEPENDENT SHORT HYPOCOTYLS 6, with translation MESTESGSQQHGGDPGPSSITPYSPPATPPSRYESQKRRDWNTFLQYLKNHKPPLALSRCSGAHVIEFLKYLDQFGKTKVHVATCPYFGHQQPPSPCACPLKQAWGSLDALIGRLRAAYEEHGGRPDSNPFAARAVRIYLREVRESQAKARGIPYEKKKRKRAPTVTTARIEVAPSRQSEGDGGCNLSDPSAAEAVPP, from the coding sequence ATGGAATCGACTGAGTCAGGGTCACAACAACATGGAGGTGATCCGGGTCCGTCCTCCATAACGCCCTATTCACCGCCGGCGACGCCCCCTAGCAGGTACGAGTCGCAGAAACGACGTGACTGGAACACGTTCTTGCAGTACCTCAAGAACCACAAGCCTCCCCTCGCGTTATCACGTTGCAGCGGAGCGCACGTGATCGAGTTCCTCAAGTACCTAGATCAGTTCGGCAAGACCAAAGTCCACGTGGCGACCTGTCCTTACTTCGGACATCAGCAACCTCCCTCTCCTTGCGCTTGTCCTCTCAAGCAAGCCTGGGGATCTCTCGATGCTTTGATCGGACGACTGAGAGCTGCGTACGAGGAGCACGGTGGGAGGCCCGATTCAAACCCTTTCGCCGCACGTGCGGTCAGGATCTACTTGAGAGAAGTCAGGGAAAGTCAAGCTAAGGCACGTGGGATTCCTTACGAGAAGAAGAAACGGAAACGGGCACCAACTGTTACCACCGCTAGAATTGAGGTTGCTCCGTCGAGACAAAGTGAAGGAGATGGTGGTTGTAACCTCAGTGATCCGTCTGCCGCCGAAGCTGTACCGccttaa
- the LOC108815162 gene encoding 6-phosphofructo-2-kinase/fructose-2,6-bisphosphatase, whose translation MGSGESKNTEEEDDGSNGGGGGGQLYVSLKMENSKVQGELTPHIYGSVPMIGSWDPSKALPLLRESASISELSFVVPPDHETLDFKFLLKPKHRDTPCVVEEGENRLLTGGSLQGDARAALFRLEGDVILESRVFINADRVSPFDLAASWRAYRENFQPSTVRGIPDVSINPDSAALENCPLESLELDLEHYEVPAPAPSAHSSLVYAADNAENPRSLSASGSFVNDSTPKAASNSPKDSGVNADGSPSAKKMEVIVPDSSATYSASGVLSPCQQKDGQRGLFVDRGVGSPRLAKSVSASSFLVDLKLDAQTKNSMPAAAGAVAAGAVADQMLGPKEDRHLAIVLVGLPARGKTFTAAKLTRYLRWLGHDTKHFNVGKYRRLKHGVNVAADFFRADNPEGVEARTEVAALAMEDMIGWMQDGGQIGIFDATNSTRVRRNMLMKMAEGKCKIIFLETLCNDERIIERNIRLKIQQSPDYAEGTDFEAGVRDFRDRLANYEKVYEPVEEGSYIKMIDMVSGNGGQIQVNNISGYLPGRIVFFLVNTHLTPRPILLTRHGESMDNVRGRTGGDSVISESGKIYAKKLANFVEKRLKNEKAASIWTSTLQRTILTAGSIVGFPKVQWRALDEINSGVCDGMTYEEIKKIMPEEFESRRKDKLRYRYPRGESYLDVIQRLEPVIIELERQRAPVVVIAHQAVLRALYAYFADRPLKEIPQIEMPLHTIIEIQMGVSGVQEKRYKLMD comes from the exons atGGGGTCGGGTGAATCGAAGAACACTGAAGAAGAGGACGATGGTTCCaatggcggaggaggaggaggtcaGCTCTACGTTTCACTGAAAATGGAGAACTCTAAGGTTCAAGGCGAGCTCACTCCTCATATCTACGGCTCTGTTCCTATGATCGGCTCTTGGGATCCTTCTAAAGCT CTTCCACTGCTACGTGAGTCCGCGTCGATCTCGGAGCTGAGCTTCGTTGTTCCTCCTGATCACG AGACTTTGGATTTCAAGTTTTTGTTGAAGCCAAAGCACAGAGACACGCCTTGCGTAGTGGAGGAAGGTGAAAACAGGCTTCTTACGGGTGGTTCGTTGCAAGGAGATGCTAGGGCAGCTCTTTTCAGGCTGGAAGGTGATGTGATTCTTGAATCCCGAGTGTTCATCAATGCTGATAGAGTTTCACCGTTTGATCTTGCTGCTAGCTGGAGAGCTTATAGGGAGAATTTTCAGCCTTCTACAGTTCGTGGAATCCCTGATGTCAGTATCAATCCTGATTCAGCAGCTCTCGAG AATTGTCCTTTAGAAAGTTTGGAACTTGATCTTGAGCATTATGAAGTACCTGCTCCTGCACCTTCTGCACACTCTTCTCTTGTTTATGCGGCTGACAATGCAGAGAATCCACGATCTCTTTCAGCTTCTGGTTCATTTGTTAATGACAGTACCCCAAAGGCAGCATCTAACAGTCCTAAAGATTCTGGTGTTAACGCTGATGGATCTCCATCTGCAAAG AAAATGGAGGTCATTGTTCCCGATTCCTCGGCTACTTATTCAGCTTCAGGAGTACTATCACCTTGTCAGCAGAAAGATGGTCAAAGGGGACTCTTTGTAGATCGCGGTGTTGGCTCCCCTAGGCTGGCCAAGTCTGTTAGCGCAAGCTCTTTTTTGGTTGATCTCAAACTTGATGCGCAAACCAAG aATTCAATGCCAGCCGCTGCAGGAGCTGTTGCTGCAGGAGCGGTTGCTGATCAAATGCTTGGACCCAAAGAAGATAGACACCTAGCAATCGTTCTG GTAGGCTTGCCAGCTCGAGGAAAGACTTTTACTGCAGCAAAGTTGACAAGATATCTACGCTGGTTGGGGCACGATACTAAGCATTTTAATGTTGGGAAG TACCGACGGCTAAAACATGGAGTTAACGTG GCTGCTGATTTCTTTCGAGCGGACAATCCAGAAGGTGTAGAGGCACGAACAGAGGTAG CAGCACTTGCAATGGAGGACATGATCGGTTGGATGCAGGATGGTGGTCAA ATCGGAATCTTTGATGCAACTAATAGCACACGAGTTCGCCGGAATATGCTGATGAAAATGGCTGAAGGAAAGTGTAAG ATTATTTTTCTGGAAACACTATGCAATGATGAACGCATTATTGAAAGAAACATACGTCTTAAAATCCAGCAAAGTCCTGATTATGCAGAAGG GACGGATTTTGAAGCTGGAGTGAGAGACTTTAGAGACCGTTTGGCCAATTATGAGAAG GTTTATGAGCCTGTTGAAGAAGGTTCTTACATCAAAATGATTGATATGGTCAGCGGTAATGGTGGACAGATACaa GTGAACAATATAAGTGGTTACCTTCCTGGAAGAATTGTATTTTTCTTG GTGAATACGCATCTTACTCCACGACCAATACTACTCACTCGGCATGGAGAAAGTATGGATAATGTTAGAGGCCGAACTGGGGGAGATAGTGTTATAAG TGAATCTGGAAAAATTTATGCAAAGAAACTCGCTAACTTTGTCGAAAAGCGACTAAAAAATGAAAAGGCTGCTTCG ATTTGGACCAGTACACTTCAGAGAACAATCTTAACAGCAGGTTCCATAGTCGGATTTCCTAAG GTACAATGGCGTGCCCTGGACGAGATCAATTCTGGAGTTTGCGATGGAATGACATATGAAGAGATAAAGAAGATAATGCCAGAAGAGTTCGA ATCTCGGAGAAAGGACAAATTACGATACCGATACCCTCGTGGAGAGTCATACCTTGATGTAATTCAACG GCTTGAACCTGTGATCATCGAGTTAGAACGACAAAGAGCGCCTGTCGTCGTGATAGCTCACCAG GCCGTTCTGAGGGCCTTATATGCATATTTTGCGGACCGTCCCCTCAAAGAAATACCCCAGATCGAG ATGCCACTTCACACTATCATAGAGATACAAATGGGAGTTTCTGGTGTTCAAGAGAAACGCTACAAGCTCATGGACTGA
- the LOC108842938 gene encoding LOW QUALITY PROTEIN: uncharacterized protein LOC108842938 (The sequence of the model RefSeq protein was modified relative to this genomic sequence to represent the inferred CDS: substituted 1 base at 1 genomic stop codon), with product MIGPLNPNRIINYILIHCIPDKKVRRYRNKTKMGLRKLVLHILLIFYLEHNFSSVNSRPSSVDTYYESIPLRATKPDVVGFEGKGRELAVVVTKGGGVGLHGLFRWRGGGGGWRGWFGRRRGGGNNGIGGGGGFPGGGGGSTGKGGGGGNGIGGGGGPLKQIPVQTGVGGIGRSRRSSSSRNIGGRVCTVCWLSLLVLTGLLLVXKDLKYMLAV from the coding sequence AATCCAAAtagaattattaattatatattaatacattGCATACCGGACAAGAAAGTGAGGAGATACAGAAACAAAACGAAAATGGGTTTAAGAAAGTTGGTTTTACACATTCTCTTAATCTTTTATCTTGAGCACAATTTTTCTTCTGTTAATTCAAGGCCTTCCTCTGTTGATACGTACTACGAGAGTATTCCTCTCAGAGCCACAAAACCAGATGTTGTTGGTTTTGAAGGAAAGGGTCGAGAATTAGCTGTAGTTGTTACAAAAGGAGGCGGTGTAGGATTGCATGGCTTGTTTCGCTGGCGTGGTGGCGGTGGAGGATGGCGTGGCTGGTTTGGTCGGCGTCGCGGTGGCGGTAACAACGGAATAGGAGGCGGTGGAGGATTTCCTGGTGGCGGCGGTGGAAGCACGGGAAAAGGAGGTGGTGGCGGCAATGGTATAGGAGGCGGTGGAGGACCTTTAAAACAGATTCCGGTGCAAACTGGTGTTGGTGGTATTGGTAGATCTCGCCGTTCAAGCAGCAGCCGGAATATTGGAGGGAGAGTGTGCACTGTCTGTTGGTTGAGTTTATTGGTTTTAACCGGTTTATTACTGGTTTAGAAGGATCTAAAGTATATGTTGGCCGTTTAA